The stretch of DNA TTTTCCATCCAATGAATGATTGTTTTGTAGAAGTGTTCTAACCGCTTTAttaccccacctccacccccagagcagaaatgaagggtGTTGTCAACTCCTTTGATATAGATTTAATGAGAAGAACCCTTTCTATTTATTATAGCAATATTAAAATAGGAAGCAAGAATGAAATGTTATATTTCAATGTTGCAATGTGTCtaattattcatctttatatataACTAGAAAGACTATTATGTGATTATTTTATGTTGGAAAGATGCACATAAATATTGATATGACCCAAGGATAATAGAAAATAGGCACAATGAGGTAATCATATTTATGTcccacaacaaaaaaacacaatcatACATTGTTTGGCCTGTATGAGGTGCATTTTTGCCTTATGAAAGAAATTTGACCAAGTTTcaaaaaatatagtttataaGTGGAAAGGACAGCCGTACTTTAAATGACCTTCAAAAATGATCACATGATGTTCTCTACTCAAAACACTGGAGgaatatatattctaaaataaccAGAAGATATCTAGTTTTGAATTATAGACTCTCTGGGTCCCTGAGTAGAGACATTGTGTTCCTCTCAATAAATAACTGTTCTTTCCTACTTATGTATGGAACAGATTTTCACTACAGAAGCAGAAAATCTCATCTCGTTATTGTAGGCTTCTTGGCATACAACATAGTAGAGGGATAGGATGGGTGCTCAGGTCAGTCTGAAGttgttaaaatcatttaaaaaagtaactCAGTAATATCTATGAAAACTTGCAAACTCACATTTGTTTTGACCCTTCAAACCTACTTTGTGAAAGCTATTCTGTAAAAATTAAAGCACCagaatttatgaatatataaaaactggTTGTTTTAGTATTATCTATTGTGACAAAAAAATAACCATCAGTAGGGCTACTACTAAACAAATTGTTGAAATTGTGTTATATTCAATATTAAGGAATATTATGCACTggtgaaaaaactaaaaacattaacATATAAAGATGCTCCTGATATACAATCAAACTTGGAGAACACAATAAATTAGTCATACTCATGCCAAAAAATGCAAACTTAATGAatctaaatttattaaatttagatTGAATACAGTCATGCAGTGACTAAATCTTACATGGCTTCTCAACACAGTCAGATTGTGTGTAAAACCACTCGCCTTCGCCATAATTTCATCAAAGCCCTCTTCATCTCACTATTTCGCAAACTGTAGATAAGCAGATTCAGCAGTGGTGTCAGAAGTGAGTAAGACAATGACATCACTTTCTTGGTTTCCGGTGAGTAGCCAGATTTGGGTTGTAAATAAGTCATACTGGCTGTGCCATAGAATAGGGTCACAGATGTGAGGTGAGCGGCACAGGTGGAAAAGGCCTTTTGTCTCCCAGTGGTTGATGGCATCTTCAGGATGGCAAACAGAACTCGAATGTAAGACAAGAGTATCAACAAGAAAGGAACCAAAATAATCAAAAAGGTGCCTGTGAATGCATAGATTTCAAACAAAAACGTGTCTGCACATGCAAGTTCTAACACTGCTGGGGTTTCACAAGATATATGGTTAATTTCATTAAGGCCACAAAAGGGAAAACTAGATACCCATGATGTTTGAACAGTACCTAACATAAAACCTAAGGCccatgaaaatataattaatttcataAAAACTCCTTTATTCATAATCATTTGGTAGTTGAGAGGATGGCAAATTGCAGCAAATCGGTCATAAGCCATTGCTCCCAGAAGAAAACATTCAGCCCCACCAAAAAGAAGGATGAAATACATCTGTGCAAAACAGCCCCCAAAAGAAATTGTagttttttcagtagagaggaCCACCAGCATTTCAGGCATAATAACTGCACTGAAACTCAGGTCCACCACAGATAAGTTCAGGAGAAACAGGTACATGGGAACGTGGAGGCTCTGGTCTAGGGAGACGATGACTATAATAATGGCATTTCCTATCAGGGTCACCAGATAAATAACCAGGAAAGCCACAAAGAGCTGCCCCTGGAGCTCAGGATAGTTAGAAAAGCCCAAGAGGATGAATTCAACCACACAGCTTTGattttgtctttccattttcagTAATGAAGTCGTGCATTGATTTTATGGACATAGTATATACAGAATAAAGCCACAGTCCATTAGCTAAGAGTTCCAGTCTGCATTCACCCCAGAAATTCTGGCAGAAGATGAGGAGCCTATCCTGACAGAAATTTTCTTTGGCAATTTTAGACAATGACCAAATACTTGGATTATattccaaatataaaaaatagaaatgaagaattcTGGCTCAGAGATCTTGTCAAATaatatcaaaatttatttgatattatttgaaaattaaacatagcCTTAATGGAAATATAAATACTTTATACCTTAGGTTCCAATCCCATAACATTGGTGCAAGTGTTCTTTATTTAACtgaattttacataaatgcaAAACTTaagactacaaaaaataaaatataaaaaagcagaTAGATTGAAAAAGATATCTCAACAAATGTGATAATAGCCTAATAATCCAATGTTACAGCATATTTGatataaacttatttaaaatattaattagattCAAAGTACCTATATATGacttggagaaagaaaacaacattctGTAGAAACATAGAGGGGATTTGAATTTTCAACACAACCATATTAGGTGACCTATAGACTATGTGAATTGGCTTCAAGCTTGCAGATTTCTGCCCATCCTGGATCTGGCCAATTATATTGGGATTTACCTGGATGTGAAGTTTTTGGGGCCAGATCTCCAAGGTCTATCCTTCTGACCATGATGACTTAAGAAAAAAACCATTTGGGGGATCATTGTGTAATTTAAAAgatttcactctctctctccttttctctcttctctcttcccactATACTCGTCatcaaaaaattcatttaatcattaatTATTCAACAAGCACTGATTAACCAGCTACCATTTTCTAGGCTCTGCACCCTTAGGAATACACATGAATCCAGAGCTCAACAGAGAGCTAAGCACACTACATAAAATAGCTTCTAACCCCTTAACCAGTATGCTGCATAAACTAGTACCTCCCCGTACCGCATACCCCaggactttctctttctttctctctctctttctatgtgtacatatatatatatatatatatatatatatatatacacacacatgcacacatatatatacacaactgAGTGATTCAGTTCATTGATTTTATAACATTATATGGCATAGAATATAATATATCCTCTatcctttttttaagaaatatgtgtaaaatatattttaaatatttatataaatataaacagattaatattttatatatattatatatatataagctctAGtaaggtatgtgtatgtgtatgtatatatatatatatatatatatatataaaatccctCACTAGAGCTTAGCTCCCAGAGGGCAAagattttgtttgcttctttgctCTACACACACTGCCTACACTACAACCCTCCCTGGCTCATAATAGGTTTTAAACCaacatttttgaataaatgaattttaaaataagaaaaacctaGACTCTATTTTTAAGGAATAGAGTGCCTAAGAGAAGTCAGCACACAACACAATTGGAAATTAATAACACGTGCTGTAGAAATTTAAGTAAGGGAATGATGACATTTGAAGGGGGTGGAGGATGAACAAACACAATCACAGGATGTCATGAATGGAAGGCCATTAGGTCGGAGGAGGATGGCAGGAGGAGGAAAACTGACTTGCTCAAGTCAGGAGGCACTTGGTGACACCATAAAACTAGAATGGAAGCCTACTGCCTTTTGTGTGATGTtttgaaaaccaaaagaaattcACTGTGAGAGATGAGGAAGCCAGGAAGACAGATGGACACAGCAAGTTGAAGGCATACAGTGCTGTCTTGAGTGCAGACCTGTAGGACATTAGCAGACAGGAGAAGACAAGttactttatttctgaatttgtCCATAGTCATGTATTAAAATCAAATGACTGTATTTAACCACAAAAATTGTACTGTATTTTGGATGTCAAAAAACCTCCTACAATTATTAAAACCAGACTCTGTGAggccaaatatttaaaatgcatttctaatggcaaaaaaaagaacaacatgtATTCAGTTCCAACTATGTAAAAGTagattggttttaaaaattagaatatttacagaatgttatacaaaatagaaaatctttatACCTTAGAAGATCTTCATGGTGTCTTGGATAGATCACTGACAAGTAATACTTACGCAGATCACTTCCTCCCCAAGGCTTCAGCCTGCCAATGGAAAGAGGTAAGTGTTGAACTTACTAACCAAGTTCTCTTCTAGTTGCAAACTCCAGAATATGATGATTTATGCATGCAAAGCACTTACACTTCTACTTATTGCCCGAACctttctctgaaaagaaaaagaaattgactgGCATCAAACCAAAAAGTCTACTGACTCAATGTTTCAGCTGAGCCTAGTGACTCCTGAGCACTGAGCCATCACTTCAACAACATCTCCAACTATCAAAGAGGACAACTATAAACAGAAGTCCCACCAAAACGCACAGGAGCAGAATATGCACTTTTTTACCTGTTGACTCTGTCTCTTTAATTTTCATACTACTTTATCAGAAGATTCACCTGTAGTCAAAAGCCACCTATTCACAAACACAACTGACTGATTCAGAGCATTGATTCCATAATGTTATATGGCATAGAATTATATGCCCTGGAGAATTCCTCCCTGAAGAACGTGAAATCACTTCATAGAGACCTTCCTGTATTTTTGTGTGATAACTAACGAGGCTTAAACTTGGCCCCTCGGGTGAGAAAGCTCAAGAGCACAAACATGGAGCAGCACTCCTTCTTATGTCTATGGGGAATGAGCACCTCTTCCCACAAGAGACTCAATTCCACCGtgacacctcccagtaggaggTGAGAGCAGAGGCTGAATGAACATTGTCAatagggaaagaagggaggggtGGAGTGAAGGTGTGAGCAAAGGCAGGTGACCTAGGGCTAGAGGATTCACATGGACACAATGCACAGTTTGTGCAATGGAGGGAGACATGGCAGGTAGATTAAAGGTGCTTTGTAGAAAGCCTGGATGCTCCCTCTGACTCAAGAACTTTTTAACATGGAGTCAAAATATCCTGACTGGCTTGTATAACTTTGAGCACATCACTCAACTTTCTGGTTCTATTActttctctgtaaaataaagataatgatatTAATCTCATAGGATGTATATAGGAATGAGGACTCAGGGTTTAGTTTAAACTGGCTTGAGCAATAAAGGAAGCCATAGGCTCtgtcccaggagacagagatgaaTGAATCTGCAGGCTTGGCTTTATCCAGAAGGCAGATGATGTGCTCACGCCGAGGCTCCACTTCTCTTCTTCTCATCTATGGTTTTGTGGGGTAGGTTCTATTCTCAAGAAAGCCCTCTTGTCCTTGCAGCAGTAAGGCTGCCAACAACACATAGGGATATTCTCCCTAATCCGTCTCCAGTGGGAAATGTCCCAGTGATGCTGAGGAAAGGGGGTTCTGAAAGAAGCAGTCCAGGGACGCCTCCCATATTAGTCCCCATGGTGGGATTACATGCCCATTCATGAACTAGTCCGGTGCCCCAAAGATGGGAAAAGCTGTCTAATAGGTACTTTTCATAATTCCTACCCCATGACATCCCATGCAGGCTTCTGTTGTACTAATATGCTCTATAACCTGATGTCAGTGACTGTATCACAGGTGATGTACAAATTGTGAGAAGTCATCAAGATGTAGAGTcatgaattgtacactttacatACATTGGATTTCAACAAAGTGTATAAAAAACATTTCAGGCACATATTTAAAAGGGTAAGTGGGGAATAATAGTAATGTTAATCTCCAATTTAAAGCCAATATGTCATGGATATAACAATAATCAAAATGTGGAGATTTTTAACACACTTTCTCAAAGTTTGAGagagcaaacagacaacaaaaaatacaaaatggaaagatttgaataataaaatgttgatttAACAGGTGGTAATGAGAATAAATAAGATATAGAACACTTTCATCTCATTAACTCTATATTTTTATCCCaaaatatctatataatatttacaaaaattgaatatgtgttttgtcaaaaagaaaatctcaataaattccaAAATCCTGGCAATCATATATATACAGCATTCCGTGtaataaaactgcaaaaaaagcccaaaatagaaaagaaaaactagtcTTAGAAACAAACTAACAACATACCTTAAAAAACTAGATGTAAAAACTCTTAtgctcattttataaaaattatatttatttatataagtgTTTTATGTACATAGGAAGAATCACAAAAAAATAGacatgaaataatttacattggCTACTTTTAGGAATGATGGAATTGGGGGATGAGAATAGAGGTATTTTTGAGAgacacttttgtatttttattttataaatctactgcttgaatttaaaagaaataattttgtaataaataaaagcaaggtttttaaaaatagaaagtgaagTTCAGCCATgaggtctttgcccatgcctgtgtcttgaatggtattgactaggttttcttctagagtttttatggttttagatattacgtttaagtctttaatccatcttgagttaatttttgtataaggtgtaaggaaggggtccagtttcagttttctgcatatggctagccagttttcccaacaccatttattaaatagggaatcctttcctcattgcttgtttttgtcagatttgtcaaaggtcagatgatTATAGATgtgtagcattatttctgaggcctctgttctgttccattgatctatatatctgttttggtaccagtaccatgctgttttggttactgtaggcttagagtatagtttgaagtcaggtagcatgatgcttccagctttgatctttttgcttaggattgtcttggctatgcaagctctt from Homo sapiens chromosome 11, GRCh38.p14 Primary Assembly encodes:
- the OR10A6 gene encoding olfactory receptor 10A6 isoform 1 (isoform 1 is encoded by transcript variant 1), which translates into the protein MERQNQSCVVEFILLGFSNYPELQGQLFVAFLVIYLVTLIGNAIIIVIVSLDQSLHVPMYLFLLNLSVVDLSFSAVIMPEMLVVLSTEKTTISFGGCFAQMYFILLFGGAECFLLGAMAYDRFAAICHPLNYQMIMNKGVFMKLIIFSWALGFMLGTVQTSWVSSFPFCGLNEINHISCETPAVLELACADTFLFEIYAFTGTFLIILVPFLLILLSYIRVLFAILKMPSTTGRQKAFSTCAAHLTSVTLFYGTASMTYLQPKSGYSPETKKVMSLSYSLLTPLLNLLIYSLRNSEMKRALMKLWRRRVVLHTI